One Corallococcus exiguus DNA segment encodes these proteins:
- a CDS encoding ArsR/SmtB family transcription factor — MDVLSQSFRVLGDTTRLRILRLVAQAPLNVTELVSLVGVAQSSVSHHLSKLKGLGLIREERQAGFTYYSLALESDDSRWPLVRLAREAEDAAGDSARLNDLLRAREDRQALNERLLEPGQSWFLWAGALASLLPPLDVADFGCGTGVFSRAMARWARHVWAIDQSEDALSQARTLALRDELKNITFLREDLHRLSLAGGRMDLVVISQSLHHVEAPAAVVAEAARLLKPGGRLVVLELMPHEEKWVLERLGHRHLGFSPEVLEAALREAGFTSFTRETHARDGASPFRVFLLTGVKPS; from the coding sequence ATGGACGTTCTCTCCCAATCCTTCCGTGTCCTGGGGGACACGACGCGGCTGCGCATCCTGCGGTTGGTGGCCCAGGCGCCGCTGAACGTGACGGAGCTCGTGTCGCTGGTGGGGGTGGCCCAGTCGTCGGTGTCGCACCACCTGTCGAAGCTGAAGGGGCTGGGGCTCATCCGCGAGGAGCGGCAGGCGGGCTTCACCTACTACTCGCTGGCGCTGGAGTCGGATGACTCGCGCTGGCCGCTCGTCCGGCTGGCGCGCGAGGCGGAGGACGCGGCGGGAGATTCCGCGCGGCTCAACGACCTGCTGCGCGCGCGGGAGGACCGGCAGGCGCTCAACGAGCGGCTGTTGGAGCCCGGCCAGTCGTGGTTCCTCTGGGCGGGCGCGCTGGCGTCGCTGCTGCCACCGCTGGACGTGGCGGACTTCGGCTGTGGCACGGGCGTGTTCAGCCGGGCCATGGCGCGGTGGGCGCGGCACGTGTGGGCCATCGACCAGAGTGAAGATGCGCTGTCCCAGGCTCGAACTCTGGCCCTCCGTGACGAACTGAAGAACATCACGTTCCTGCGCGAGGACCTGCACCGGCTGTCCCTGGCCGGTGGGCGCATGGACCTGGTGGTGATTTCGCAGAGCCTGCACCACGTGGAGGCTCCGGCGGCGGTGGTGGCGGAGGCCGCGCGGCTGCTCAAGCCGGGCGGCCGGCTGGTGGTGCTGGAGCTGATGCCGCACGAAGAGAAGTGGGTGCTGGAGCGGTTGGGTCACCGGCACCTGGGCTTTTCGCCCGAAGTCCTGGAAGCGGCCCTTCGCGAGGCCGGCTTCACGTCGTTCACCCGCGAGACGCACGCGCGCGACGGGGCCAGTCCCTTCCGCGTCTTCCTGCTGACCGGAGTCAAACCGTCATGA
- the metH gene encoding methionine synthase has product MTSHIAHPLPLPPGEHGQRVEALKAAMRERILVLDGAMGTLLQGHTLVAADFGGAEYEGCNEHLVLTRPDVIEGIHAKYFAAGADVTETDSFGGTPVVLAEFELGHKAMEINIAASRLALKAAKAAEAKDGRIRWVAGSIGPTTKAISVTGGITFEELVDNFAVQAEGLAVGGSDYLLVETAQDTRNVKAALLGIDRAFKKLGWAVPVAVSGTIEPMGTMLAGQSVESLATSLEHTELLYLGLNCATGPDFMTDHIRSLSSMSPFPVSCVPNAGLPDENGQYLESPEMIARSLRRFCDSGWINVVGGCCGTHAGHIEALAAAVKGLKPRTEVPKPRSSLSGVDYLEVTDEQRPIIVGERTNVIGSKKFKELIVAGAFDDASEIARAQVRRAAQVIDICLANPDRDELEDMRHFLEVVVKKVRVPLMIDSTDEKVIAMALTYCQGKAIINSVNLEDGEERFEKVVPLAKAFGAALVVGCIDEVGMAVTRDRKLAVAERSFELLTQKYGMRPEDLYFDPLVFPCASGDAQYTGSGVETIEGVRLIKQRFPQCRTVLGISNVSFGLPTAGREVLNSVFLYHCVQAGLDMALVNSEKLERYPSLPEEERKLSEDLLYNRTADPVTPFAAHFRERKPARAQVSTLPLFERLQRYIIEGTRDGLTADLDLAMKEMPPLEIINGPLMKGMDEVGRLFGANELIVAEVLQSAESMKAAVSHLEPHMSQTQAASRGKIVLATVKGDVHDIGKNLVEIILANNGFQVVNLGIKVPPEQLVLAVKEHRPDILGLSGLLVKSAHQMVATAEDLKRAGVETPILVGGAALSRNFVDRNIAPAYGGGTVAYAQDAMNGLELAKQIVEPGAHAKLRDDLAARRLKLAQEAKDRPAPAAPVRRSRSMEVAVLDAVPPAPDFARHVLTNTPLDHIWKFINPVMLYGRHLGLRTSSRALGTPAEAELAKTEEGRKALALKEAVEELKTLLRGGAMHARSVFQFFKAASDGDRVLLFDGTTGEPVTSFDFPRQDKDNGLCLADYVKPLENGKPVDALSLFVTTAGSGIRELSEGFKAKGEFLKMHAVQALALETAEGYAELLHTQLRSMWGFPDRADMTMLERFRAEYTGKRYSFGYPACPRLEDQTKLFAALKPEEIGVQLTDGCMMEPEASVSAIVFHHPGATYFSVT; this is encoded by the coding sequence ATGACGAGCCACATCGCCCACCCCCTGCCGCTTCCCCCCGGGGAGCACGGCCAGCGCGTGGAAGCGCTCAAGGCCGCGATGCGTGAGCGCATCCTCGTGCTGGACGGCGCCATGGGCACGCTCCTGCAGGGGCACACGCTGGTGGCGGCGGACTTCGGCGGCGCGGAGTACGAGGGCTGCAACGAGCACCTGGTCCTCACCCGCCCGGACGTCATCGAAGGCATCCACGCGAAGTACTTCGCCGCGGGCGCGGACGTGACGGAGACGGACAGCTTCGGCGGCACGCCGGTGGTGCTGGCGGAGTTCGAGCTGGGCCACAAGGCGATGGAGATCAACATCGCCGCGTCCCGCCTGGCGCTCAAGGCCGCCAAGGCCGCGGAGGCGAAGGACGGCCGGATTCGCTGGGTGGCGGGCTCCATCGGTCCCACCACCAAGGCCATCAGCGTCACGGGCGGCATCACCTTCGAGGAGCTGGTGGACAACTTCGCCGTGCAGGCCGAAGGGCTCGCGGTGGGTGGCTCCGACTACCTGCTGGTGGAGACGGCGCAGGACACGCGCAACGTGAAGGCTGCGTTGCTGGGAATCGACCGGGCGTTCAAGAAGCTGGGCTGGGCGGTGCCGGTGGCGGTGTCCGGCACGATTGAGCCGATGGGCACGATGCTCGCGGGCCAGTCCGTGGAGAGCCTGGCCACGTCGCTGGAGCACACGGAGTTGCTGTACCTGGGGCTCAACTGCGCCACGGGTCCGGACTTCATGACGGACCACATCCGCTCGCTGTCGTCCATGAGCCCGTTCCCGGTGTCGTGCGTGCCCAACGCGGGCCTGCCGGACGAGAACGGTCAGTATCTGGAATCGCCGGAGATGATTGCCCGGTCGCTCCGGCGCTTCTGTGACAGCGGTTGGATCAATGTGGTGGGCGGCTGTTGCGGCACGCACGCGGGCCACATCGAGGCGCTCGCCGCCGCGGTGAAGGGGCTCAAGCCGCGCACGGAAGTACCCAAGCCGCGCTCGTCGCTGTCCGGCGTGGACTACCTGGAGGTGACGGACGAGCAGCGCCCCATCATCGTGGGCGAGCGCACCAACGTCATCGGCAGCAAGAAGTTCAAGGAGCTCATCGTCGCGGGTGCGTTCGACGACGCGTCGGAGATTGCTCGCGCCCAGGTGCGGCGGGCGGCGCAGGTCATCGACATCTGCCTGGCGAACCCGGACCGGGACGAGCTGGAGGACATGCGCCACTTCCTGGAGGTGGTGGTCAAGAAGGTGCGCGTGCCGCTGATGATCGACTCGACGGACGAGAAGGTCATCGCCATGGCGCTCACGTACTGCCAGGGCAAGGCCATCATCAACTCCGTCAACCTGGAGGACGGCGAGGAGCGCTTCGAGAAGGTCGTCCCCCTGGCGAAGGCGTTCGGCGCGGCGCTGGTGGTGGGCTGCATCGACGAGGTGGGCATGGCCGTCACGCGCGACCGCAAGCTCGCCGTGGCCGAGCGCAGCTTCGAGCTGCTCACCCAGAAGTACGGCATGCGTCCGGAGGACCTGTACTTCGACCCGCTCGTGTTCCCCTGCGCTTCGGGTGATGCGCAGTACACCGGCAGCGGCGTGGAGACGATTGAGGGCGTGCGTCTCATCAAGCAGCGCTTCCCGCAGTGCCGCACGGTGCTGGGCATCAGCAACGTGTCCTTCGGTCTGCCCACCGCGGGCCGCGAGGTGTTGAACTCCGTGTTCCTGTACCACTGCGTGCAGGCGGGCCTGGACATGGCGCTCGTCAACTCGGAGAAGCTGGAGCGCTACCCGTCGCTGCCGGAGGAGGAGCGGAAGCTCTCCGAGGACCTCCTCTACAACCGGACCGCGGACCCGGTGACGCCCTTCGCGGCGCACTTCCGCGAGCGCAAGCCCGCGCGCGCCCAGGTGAGCACCCTGCCGCTGTTCGAGCGGCTCCAGCGCTACATCATCGAAGGCACGCGCGACGGGCTGACGGCGGACCTGGACCTGGCGATGAAGGAGATGCCTCCGCTGGAGATCATCAACGGGCCGTTGATGAAGGGCATGGACGAGGTGGGCCGCCTCTTCGGCGCCAACGAACTCATCGTCGCGGAGGTGCTCCAGAGCGCGGAGTCCATGAAGGCGGCGGTGAGCCACCTGGAGCCGCACATGAGCCAGACCCAGGCGGCGTCGCGCGGAAAGATTGTCCTCGCGACGGTGAAGGGGGACGTGCACGACATCGGCAAGAACCTGGTGGAGATCATCCTCGCCAACAACGGCTTCCAGGTGGTGAACCTGGGCATCAAGGTCCCGCCCGAGCAGCTGGTGCTGGCGGTGAAGGAACACCGGCCGGACATCCTGGGCCTGTCCGGCCTGCTGGTGAAGAGCGCGCACCAGATGGTGGCCACCGCGGAGGACCTGAAGCGCGCAGGCGTGGAGACGCCCATCCTGGTGGGCGGCGCCGCGCTCAGCCGCAACTTCGTGGACCGCAACATCGCCCCGGCCTACGGCGGCGGCACCGTGGCCTACGCGCAGGACGCGATGAACGGCCTGGAGCTGGCGAAGCAGATCGTGGAGCCGGGCGCGCACGCGAAGCTGCGGGACGACCTGGCCGCGCGGCGGCTGAAGCTGGCGCAGGAGGCGAAGGACCGGCCCGCGCCCGCGGCCCCGGTGCGCCGCTCGCGCAGCATGGAGGTGGCGGTGCTGGACGCGGTGCCGCCCGCGCCGGACTTCGCGCGGCACGTGCTCACCAACACGCCGTTGGACCACATCTGGAAGTTCATCAACCCGGTGATGCTCTACGGCCGTCACCTGGGCCTGCGCACGTCGTCGCGCGCGCTGGGCACGCCTGCTGAAGCGGAGCTGGCGAAGACAGAAGAGGGTCGCAAGGCGCTGGCGCTGAAGGAGGCGGTGGAGGAGCTGAAGACGCTCTTGCGCGGCGGAGCTATGCATGCGCGCTCGGTGTTCCAGTTCTTCAAGGCGGCCAGCGACGGCGACCGCGTGCTGCTCTTCGACGGCACGACGGGCGAGCCGGTGACGTCCTTCGACTTCCCCCGGCAGGACAAGGACAACGGCCTGTGCCTGGCGGACTACGTGAAGCCGCTGGAGAACGGCAAGCCGGTGGACGCGCTCTCGCTGTTCGTCACCACCGCGGGCTCGGGCATCCGCGAGCTGTCCGAAGGCTTCAAGGCCAAGGGCGAGTTCCTCAAGATGCACGCGGTGCAGGCGCTGGCGCTGGAGACCGCGGAGGGTTACGCGGAGCTCCTGCACACGCAGCTGCGCAGCATGTGGGGCTTCCCGGACCGCGCGGACATGACGATGCTGGAGCGCTTCCGCGCGGAGTACACCGGCAAGCGCTACTCGTTCGGCTACCCGGCGTGCCCGCGCCTGGAGGACCAGACGAAGCTGTTCGCCGCGCTCAAGCCGGAGGAGATCGGCGTGCAGCTCACCGACGGCTGCATGATGGAGCCCGAGGCGAGCGTGTCCGCCATCGTCTTCCACCACCCGGGCGCCACGTACTTCTCGGTGACTTGA
- a CDS encoding uroporphyrinogen decarboxylase/cobalamine-independent methonine synthase family protein — protein MPSPTIRRAVQLLPACATTGIGSLPHTQVELGLQAALAMDIPFLPQLPVGHPSELMIPAALEGLPGLRFDEDGVCTVDVDGWNAGREAFEKRLEAALASGNLESFEPTADACRAWKPFLWEVEHRKLAFAKAQLAGPFTVRSVVRTATGEPVLAVPGLDAALYRLVMVRALAMVRALKRTGTTPLFYLDEPGLYAYVRMNPQHLLAQQELRLLVVALQREGALVGIHCCGNTDWGVLLDAQADLVSLDVRLSLDAMLEETDALKRFLDSGATLSLGVIPTDLASTYSVEELSDSVEASLKAALPNDIGFARALSTVLLTPACGLAMRSVMDAERILEELKQAQRRLKRALESERPSLQGMPPAH, from the coding sequence ATGCCTTCGCCCACCATCCGTCGCGCCGTCCAGCTCCTGCCCGCGTGTGCCACGACGGGCATCGGCAGCCTGCCGCACACCCAGGTGGAATTGGGTCTGCAGGCCGCGCTCGCCATGGACATCCCGTTCCTGCCGCAGCTACCGGTGGGCCATCCGTCCGAGCTGATGATCCCCGCCGCGCTGGAGGGCCTGCCGGGCCTGCGCTTCGACGAGGACGGCGTCTGCACGGTGGACGTGGACGGGTGGAACGCGGGGCGCGAGGCCTTCGAGAAGCGGCTGGAGGCGGCGCTCGCCTCCGGGAACCTGGAGTCCTTCGAGCCCACGGCGGACGCGTGCCGCGCTTGGAAGCCGTTCCTCTGGGAGGTGGAGCACCGCAAGCTGGCGTTCGCGAAGGCGCAGCTGGCCGGCCCCTTCACGGTGCGCTCCGTGGTGCGCACCGCGACGGGTGAGCCGGTGCTGGCGGTGCCGGGCCTGGACGCGGCGCTGTACCGGCTGGTGATGGTGCGCGCGCTGGCCATGGTGCGCGCCCTCAAGCGCACGGGCACCACGCCCCTGTTCTACCTGGACGAGCCCGGCCTCTACGCCTACGTGCGGATGAACCCGCAGCACCTGTTGGCGCAGCAGGAGCTGCGGCTCTTGGTGGTGGCGTTGCAGCGCGAGGGCGCGCTCGTGGGCATCCACTGCTGCGGCAACACGGACTGGGGCGTGCTGCTGGACGCGCAGGCGGACCTGGTGTCGCTGGACGTGCGGCTGTCTCTGGACGCGATGCTGGAGGAGACGGACGCGCTGAAGCGCTTCCTGGACTCCGGCGCCACGCTGAGCCTGGGCGTCATCCCCACGGACCTGGCGTCCACGTATTCGGTGGAGGAGCTGTCGGACTCGGTGGAGGCGTCGTTGAAGGCGGCGCTGCCCAACGACATCGGCTTCGCGCGCGCGCTGTCCACGGTGCTGCTGACGCCCGCATGCGGGCTGGCGATGCGCTCGGTGATGGACGCCGAGCGCATCCTGGAAGAGCTGAAGCAGGCCCAGCGCCGGCTGAAGCGGGCGCTGGAGTCCGAGCGCCCGTCCCTCCAGGGGATGCCGCCCGCGCACTGA
- a CDS encoding DUF2934 domain-containing protein, translated as MARQNAQKSQPNPAPKAAPERTEDKKPVATASAPTSKTAALTQEQIARRAYEIFQARGGTHGNPEHDWHQAERELRLGRQ; from the coding sequence ATGGCCCGTCAGAACGCGCAGAAGTCGCAACCGAACCCGGCCCCCAAGGCCGCGCCGGAGCGGACCGAGGACAAGAAGCCGGTGGCCACGGCGAGCGCGCCCACGAGCAAGACCGCCGCGCTCACGCAGGAGCAGATTGCCCGCCGTGCCTACGAAATCTTCCAGGCCCGGGGCGGCACGCACGGCAACCCCGAACACGACTGGCACCAGGCTGAACGCGAGCTGCGGCTCGGCCGGCAGTAG
- the mutY gene encoding A/G-specific adenine glycosylase, protein MSPRKRTDTGALPAPVSPERHAALHGPLLSWYDRNKRDLPWRRTRDPYAIWLSEVMLQQTQVSTVIPYWERFLARFPTVKALASAPLDDVLSGWKGLGYYSRARNLHRAAQEVVERFGGKLPSKAEELLSLPGFGRYTSGAVASIAFGEEAPIVDGNVARVLSRLFEVEGLPGDRDREATLWALASALVKGERPGDFNQALMEHGATVCRPESPLCLLCPVRDGCIAFKKGRVDELPPAKVRAAPRKLFLALAVWPHAGTLLFARRADKGLFGGLWELPAVEVEENTSEAEATERLATALGAPLTLEGTLDSVRRQLTHRDLTLRLLRVTGDKRPTKSSAFQELRWCTPREAEALGMSTAMQRALDAALGHGVMGGDAAPAEPAKKKAAGRTVRKAAGR, encoded by the coding sequence ATGAGCCCACGCAAGCGCACCGACACCGGGGCACTCCCCGCCCCCGTCTCCCCTGAACGCCACGCCGCCCTCCACGGCCCGCTGCTCTCCTGGTACGACCGGAACAAGCGCGACCTGCCCTGGCGCCGCACGCGCGACCCGTACGCCATCTGGCTCAGCGAGGTCATGCTCCAGCAGACGCAGGTGTCCACGGTCATCCCGTACTGGGAGCGTTTCCTCGCGCGCTTTCCCACGGTGAAGGCCCTGGCCTCCGCGCCCCTGGACGACGTGCTCTCCGGGTGGAAGGGGCTGGGCTACTACTCGCGCGCGCGCAACCTGCACCGGGCCGCTCAGGAGGTGGTGGAGCGCTTCGGCGGGAAGCTCCCGTCCAAGGCGGAGGAGCTGCTCTCCCTGCCCGGCTTCGGCCGCTACACCTCCGGGGCCGTGGCCTCCATCGCCTTTGGCGAGGAGGCGCCCATCGTGGACGGCAACGTGGCCCGAGTGCTGTCGCGCCTCTTCGAGGTGGAAGGCCTGCCCGGAGACCGCGACCGCGAGGCCACGCTCTGGGCGCTGGCCTCCGCGCTGGTGAAGGGTGAGCGGCCCGGAGACTTCAACCAGGCGCTGATGGAGCACGGCGCCACGGTGTGCCGGCCGGAGTCGCCGCTGTGCCTGCTGTGCCCCGTGCGCGACGGGTGCATCGCGTTCAAGAAGGGCCGCGTGGACGAACTGCCTCCGGCCAAGGTGCGCGCCGCGCCTCGCAAGCTGTTCCTGGCGCTGGCCGTGTGGCCGCACGCGGGCACGCTCCTCTTCGCGCGTCGCGCGGACAAGGGCCTCTTCGGCGGCCTGTGGGAGCTGCCCGCCGTGGAGGTGGAGGAGAACACGTCCGAAGCAGAGGCGACGGAGCGGCTGGCGACAGCACTGGGCGCGCCGCTCACGCTGGAGGGCACGTTGGACAGCGTGCGCCGGCAGCTCACCCACCGCGACCTCACGCTGCGGCTGTTGCGCGTGACGGGCGACAAGCGCCCCACGAAGTCCTCCGCGTTCCAGGAGCTGCGCTGGTGCACGCCGCGGGAGGCGGAGGCGCTGGGCATGAGCACCGCGATGCAGCGCGCGCTCGACGCGGCGTTGGGGCACGGAGTGATGGGCGGCGATGCGGCACCCGCCGAGCCCGCGAAGAAGAAGGCGGCGGGCCGCACTGTCCGGAAGGCGGCCGGGCGCTGA
- a CDS encoding PD-(D/E)XK nuclease family protein encodes MARPPITNDFSWSKSRHEKFSECLRAYYLYYYRSWGGWEAEAAKDVRELYVLKKLHNRYTWAGSIVHEALKDVLLDWRAGRDVDPAKVEARTHKLMQDDFRHSRSKAYWTTKYRKPFTGLSEHEYGEDIPNESWKQNFETVRSALAWFFQSRWPTVAKGLKPAQWLEVDAGFDFAHFVMDGVKTFAIPDFAYVDAEGSVVVVDWKTGRSREGYDEQVLGYALYIAQRYRYPLEKVRASLVYLNEGLEHDVTVDPSAMDSFRQHFARSVDGMRGLLKDVATNTPKDSEAFPQTGNLDACARCVFRRPCGREPAVAQARPRVA; translated from the coding sequence ATGGCCCGCCCTCCCATCACCAACGACTTCTCCTGGTCCAAGAGCCGCCACGAGAAGTTCTCCGAGTGTCTCCGGGCCTACTACCTCTACTACTACCGCTCCTGGGGCGGCTGGGAGGCGGAGGCGGCCAAGGACGTGCGCGAGCTCTACGTCCTCAAGAAGCTGCACAACCGCTACACCTGGGCGGGCAGCATCGTGCACGAGGCCCTCAAGGACGTGCTGCTGGACTGGCGCGCCGGCCGTGACGTGGACCCCGCGAAGGTGGAGGCGCGCACGCACAAGCTGATGCAGGACGACTTCCGGCACTCGCGCTCCAAGGCCTACTGGACGACGAAGTACCGCAAGCCCTTCACCGGCCTTTCAGAGCACGAGTACGGGGAGGACATCCCTAACGAGTCCTGGAAGCAGAACTTCGAAACGGTGCGCTCCGCGCTCGCGTGGTTCTTCCAGTCGCGCTGGCCCACGGTGGCCAAGGGGCTCAAGCCCGCGCAGTGGCTGGAGGTGGACGCGGGCTTCGACTTCGCCCACTTCGTCATGGACGGGGTGAAGACCTTCGCCATCCCGGACTTCGCCTACGTGGACGCCGAAGGCTCCGTCGTCGTGGTGGACTGGAAGACGGGCCGCTCGCGCGAGGGCTACGACGAGCAGGTGCTGGGCTACGCGCTCTACATCGCGCAGCGCTACCGCTACCCGCTGGAGAAGGTGCGCGCGTCGCTCGTGTACCTCAACGAGGGACTGGAGCACGACGTGACGGTGGATCCGTCCGCCATGGACTCCTTCCGCCAGCACTTCGCCCGGAGCGTGGACGGGATGCGCGGTCTGCTCAAGGACGTCGCCACCAACACGCCGAAGGACTCAGAGGCCTTCCCTCAGACGGGGAACCTGGACGCCTGCGCCCGCTGCGTCTTCCGCCGTCCGTGCGGCCGAGAGCCCGCGGTGGCGCAGGCCCGGCCCCGGGTCGCCTGA
- a CDS encoding tRNA threonylcarbamoyladenosine dehydratase: MNPQPAPAPTAETEAPPASPAASNAVAPEASLAKPFKLSRRFDRTARLLGDNAMERLANAHVVVFGLGGVGSFTAEGLVRSGVGRLTLVDHDDVCVTNTNRQLHATVKSVGKSKAELMAQRCQDINPQAKVEALREFYREELAETLLPAGRYDFVVDAIDNVKAKLHLLHRCVTLGLPVVSSMGAAGRLDPTAIRVEDLSETHMDPFAKDIRKLLKRKYGVETERHTGITAVYSIETRRQPVPLNYDDATDGFLCVCPQDNEFHTCDHRTQIDGSVAFVTSAFGMNAAGVVVRRLASTR, from the coding sequence ATGAACCCGCAGCCCGCCCCCGCCCCCACCGCCGAGACCGAGGCTCCCCCCGCCTCCCCGGCCGCTTCGAACGCCGTCGCGCCGGAAGCGTCGCTGGCGAAGCCCTTCAAGCTGTCGCGCCGCTTCGACCGCACGGCGCGCCTGTTGGGCGACAACGCCATGGAGCGGCTGGCCAACGCGCACGTGGTGGTGTTCGGCCTGGGCGGCGTGGGCAGCTTCACCGCGGAGGGCCTGGTGCGCAGCGGCGTGGGCCGCCTCACGCTGGTGGACCACGACGACGTGTGCGTCACCAACACCAACCGCCAGCTGCACGCGACGGTGAAGTCGGTGGGCAAGTCGAAGGCGGAGTTGATGGCCCAGCGCTGCCAGGACATCAACCCGCAGGCGAAGGTGGAGGCCCTGCGCGAGTTCTACCGCGAGGAGCTGGCGGAGACGCTGCTGCCCGCGGGCCGCTACGACTTCGTGGTGGACGCCATCGACAACGTGAAGGCGAAGCTGCACCTGCTGCACCGGTGCGTGACGCTGGGCCTGCCGGTGGTCAGCTCCATGGGCGCGGCGGGACGCCTGGACCCCACGGCCATCCGCGTGGAGGACCTGAGCGAGACGCACATGGACCCGTTCGCCAAGGACATCCGCAAGCTGCTCAAGCGCAAGTACGGCGTGGAGACGGAGCGCCACACGGGCATCACCGCCGTGTACTCCATCGAGACGCGCCGGCAGCCGGTGCCGCTCAACTACGACGACGCGACCGACGGCTTCCTGTGCGTCTGCCCGCAGGACAACGAGTTCCACACCTGCGACCACCGCACGCAGATTGACGGCAGCGTGGCGTTCGTCACCTCCGCCTTCGGCATGAACGCCGCGGGCGTGGTGGTGCGCCGGCTCGCTTCCACGCGGTAG
- a CDS encoding TatD family hydrolase, whose amino-acid sequence MIDTHCHLDASRFDPDRDSVVARAWAAGLHGILIPAVGPDTWEPLLALPRRDARIQVGLGIHPQFLPDLPAEDDGAHLEQLDALLSQGGAVAVGECGLDGPSLPGAPLERQLAMLRGHMALARKHGLPVLMHCHRLHPAMMEFLKAEPWPEAGILMHSYSGGAELARFYIQKGCHFSFAGPVTWAEARKPLDALRVIPADRLVAETDSPDQAPTPFRGQRSEPGYLPHILAGMAHVLGEPVDALAQRTTENARRLFREAFPSPSR is encoded by the coding sequence ATGATCGACACGCACTGCCATCTGGACGCCTCGCGCTTCGACCCGGACCGCGACAGCGTTGTCGCGCGCGCCTGGGCCGCGGGCCTGCACGGCATCCTCATTCCGGCGGTGGGCCCGGACACGTGGGAGCCACTGCTCGCGCTGCCGCGAAGGGACGCGCGCATCCAGGTGGGGCTGGGCATCCATCCCCAGTTCCTGCCGGACCTGCCAGCGGAGGATGACGGCGCGCACCTGGAGCAGCTGGACGCGCTGCTGTCGCAAGGCGGCGCGGTGGCGGTGGGCGAGTGCGGCCTGGATGGCCCGTCCCTCCCCGGCGCCCCACTGGAGCGGCAGCTGGCGATGCTGCGCGGACACATGGCCCTGGCGCGCAAGCATGGGCTGCCGGTGCTGATGCACTGCCACCGGCTGCACCCGGCGATGATGGAGTTCCTGAAAGCGGAGCCGTGGCCGGAGGCCGGCATCCTGATGCACAGCTACAGTGGCGGCGCGGAGCTGGCGCGCTTCTACATCCAGAAGGGCTGTCACTTCTCCTTCGCGGGCCCGGTGACCTGGGCGGAGGCGCGCAAGCCGCTGGACGCCCTGCGCGTGATTCCGGCGGACCGGCTGGTGGCGGAGACGGACTCGCCGGACCAGGCGCCCACGCCCTTCCGGGGGCAGCGGTCCGAACCCGGCTACCTGCCCCACATCCTCGCGGGCATGGCGCACGTGCTGGGAGAGCCGGTGGATGCGCTCGCCCAGCGGACGACCGAGAATGCCCGGCGCCTGTTCCGGGAAGCTTTCCCCTCCCCTTCGCGGTAG